A single genomic interval of Candidatus Methylomirabilota bacterium harbors:
- a CDS encoding CoA transferase, translating to MPRAPLEGVRILAVSQFGAGPFGTQVLADLGAEVIKIEDPGVGGDVSRYVPPFEGEADSPYFQSFNRGKRSVTLNLRHPDGQAVLQDLVRVSDAVFNNARGDLPGKLGLTYEFLKSVNPKIVCCSLTGFGTTGPRAAEPAYDYLIQGYAGYMSVTGEPDGPPGKCGVSVIDFAGGYAAMIGLMVGLFDAQRTGVGRDVDISLLDTAVSMLSYFAIWTLNRDWAPERTRDSAHQVLVPAQNFPTKDGWIVVFCNKDKFWQELVEALDAPEVAGDPRFRTFPERHAHREALLPLLRARFQTRTTADWLERLRGRVPCAPVNDVRQALEDEQVRARDMIVEVEHPEFGTLKEVRSPLRTEGEVRAPRRAPRLGEDTDTILGEILGYGIATIAGLRARGVIG from the coding sequence ATGCCGCGCGCGCCGCTCGAGGGAGTGCGGATCCTGGCCGTGTCGCAGTTCGGCGCGGGCCCGTTCGGCACCCAGGTGCTGGCCGATCTCGGGGCCGAGGTCATCAAGATCGAGGACCCTGGCGTGGGCGGCGATGTGTCCCGCTATGTGCCGCCGTTCGAGGGCGAGGCGGACTCGCCGTACTTCCAGTCCTTCAACCGCGGCAAGCGCTCGGTCACCCTGAACCTCCGGCACCCGGATGGCCAGGCGGTCCTGCAGGACCTGGTGCGCGTGTCGGACGCGGTGTTCAACAACGCGCGCGGCGATCTGCCCGGCAAGCTCGGTCTCACGTACGAGTTCCTCAAGAGCGTGAACCCCAAGATCGTCTGCTGCTCGCTCACCGGCTTCGGCACCACCGGGCCGCGGGCCGCCGAGCCGGCCTACGACTATCTGATCCAGGGCTACGCGGGCTACATGTCGGTCACCGGGGAGCCGGATGGGCCGCCGGGCAAGTGCGGGGTGTCGGTGATCGACTTCGCCGGCGGCTACGCCGCCATGATCGGGCTCATGGTGGGACTCTTCGACGCGCAGCGCACCGGGGTGGGGCGCGACGTGGACATCTCGCTCCTCGACACCGCGGTGAGCATGCTGTCCTACTTCGCGATCTGGACGCTCAATCGTGACTGGGCGCCGGAGCGCACGCGGGACTCCGCCCATCAGGTGCTCGTGCCCGCCCAGAACTTCCCCACCAAGGACGGCTGGATCGTCGTCTTCTGCAACAAGGACAAGTTCTGGCAAGAGCTCGTGGAGGCCCTCGATGCGCCCGAGGTGGCCGGGGATCCGCGGTTCCGGACCTTCCCCGAGCGCCACGCGCATCGGGAGGCGCTGCTGCCCCTGCTGAGGGCGCGCTTTCAGACACGGACCACCGCGGACTGGCTCGAGCGGCTCCGCGGGCGCGTCCCCTGCGCGCCCGTGAACGACGTGCGGCAGGCCCTCGAGGACGAGCAGGTGCGGGCCCGCGACATGATCGTGGAGGTCGAGCACCCCGAGTTCGGCACGCTGAAGGAAGTGCGAAGCCCTCTCCGCACCGAAGGCGAGGTGCGGGCGCCGCGCCGGGCGCCGCGGCTCGGCGAGGACACCGATACTATCCTTGGGGAAATCCTGGGCTACGGCATCGCCACGATCGCGGGGCTGCGCGCCCGCGGGGTGATCGGATGA
- a CDS encoding MaoC family dehydratase — MSYGRYFEDFSVGQEFRHWPGRTITEADCTWFALLTMNQHPLHSDAHYAETYTQHKQRVVLGPLVYSVVIGMTVADISGRAIANLEVNALKHEKPTFIGDTLYAHSRVLELKESRQGDRGVVTVETWAANQRGDHVCSYTRKVLVPKKNHATLGEGRLPY, encoded by the coding sequence GTGAGCTACGGCCGCTACTTCGAGGATTTCTCGGTCGGTCAGGAGTTCCGGCACTGGCCGGGCCGCACCATCACCGAGGCCGACTGCACGTGGTTCGCGCTCCTCACGATGAACCAGCACCCCCTGCACTCGGACGCGCACTACGCGGAGACCTACACCCAGCACAAGCAGCGCGTGGTCCTGGGGCCGCTCGTCTACAGCGTGGTGATCGGGATGACGGTGGCCGACATCTCGGGTCGCGCCATCGCGAACCTCGAGGTGAACGCGCTCAAGCACGAAAAGCCCACGTTCATCGGCGACACCCTCTACGCTCACTCGCGCGTGCTGGAGCTCAAGGAGTCGCGCCAGGGCGATCGCGGAGTCGTAACCGTCGAGACGTGGGCGGCCAATCAAAGGGGCGATCACGTCTGCTCGTACACCCGGAAAGTGCTCGTGCCCAAAAAGAACCACGCGACGCTCGGCGAAGGCCGGCTCCCCTACTGA
- a CDS encoding acyl-CoA dehydrogenase family protein, producing the protein MSDAPHPLLAIVRRFVDTEVIPVALALEHADEYPNELVARMRELGLFGALVPAEHGGLGLSVSVYARVIEEICRGWMSLAGVINSHTMAALIVLHHGTDEQRRRLLPRFAAGDARGGLCLTEPHAGSDVQAIQTVARRQGDRYLISGSKMFVTNGREGNTFALLARTDPTADPPHRGMSCFIVEKGEPGLEVVKSIAKLGYKGVDTAELVFDSFPVPAANLVGGVEGRGFRHVMSGLETGRINIAARAVGVAQAALEQAASAIRESAAEAALTALAGIATRVEASRLLTGWAAAMKDRAERCDLEAGIAKLYASESAQDAAAEVVRLSGRHGQVADSPIERLYRDSPLMIIGEGANEIQRLLIARQLVERHGERLGALALADGDLGSGERRELVLAVRQFVQKDVAPAAQDQDATGRFPAELVARLAELGVWGALVPPEYGGLGLDTGTAAMMVEEVARGWGMLGALLATHLAAAQTIALHGTPAARDRLLPAMTRAERLGCVALGAPAPVRRAGGGWGLVGTAPHTSGAAHAAVFVLIGDLEGHRTAFLADAGTTGLEVGTVPATLGFHGLGAADLALAHLRLPHEARLGKDDAEAGEAAASAENLLRLGEAAVAVGLGGAAFEAALRYAQQRTTFGKPIAQHQAIQLKLADMASRVTAARLLLLHAAERLGQRPGDAAPVAMARLEAAETAYHAALESMRTHGGYGYTKEFPVERYYRDAAALLATDGAVGRLRLAIARAVLEGHPA; encoded by the coding sequence TTGAGCGACGCTCCGCATCCCCTGCTCGCAATCGTTCGCCGATTCGTCGACACCGAGGTGATCCCGGTCGCCCTGGCCCTCGAGCACGCCGACGAGTATCCCAACGAGCTGGTGGCGCGCATGCGCGAGCTCGGCCTCTTCGGCGCCCTCGTGCCGGCGGAGCACGGCGGCCTCGGTCTGAGCGTGAGCGTGTACGCCCGCGTGATCGAGGAGATCTGTCGCGGCTGGATGTCGCTGGCCGGGGTCATCAACAGCCACACCATGGCCGCGCTCATCGTGCTGCATCACGGCACCGACGAGCAGCGCCGGCGGCTGCTGCCGCGCTTCGCCGCGGGCGACGCGCGCGGTGGGCTCTGCCTCACCGAACCGCACGCCGGCTCCGACGTGCAGGCCATCCAGACGGTGGCGCGGAGGCAGGGCGACCGCTACCTCATCTCGGGCTCGAAGATGTTCGTGACCAACGGCCGCGAGGGCAACACGTTCGCGCTACTCGCCCGCACCGATCCTACCGCCGACCCACCCCATCGCGGGATGTCGTGCTTCATCGTGGAGAAGGGCGAGCCTGGCCTCGAGGTGGTCAAGTCCATCGCCAAGCTCGGCTACAAGGGCGTGGACACCGCGGAGCTCGTCTTCGACAGCTTTCCGGTTCCCGCCGCGAACCTCGTGGGGGGCGTCGAGGGCCGCGGCTTCCGCCACGTGATGTCCGGGCTGGAGACCGGGCGCATCAACATCGCGGCGCGCGCGGTCGGCGTGGCCCAGGCCGCCCTCGAACAAGCAGCCAGCGCCATCCGAGAAAGCGCCGCCGAGGCCGCCCTGACCGCGCTCGCCGGCATCGCCACGCGGGTGGAGGCCTCACGCCTCCTCACCGGCTGGGCCGCGGCCATGAAGGACCGCGCGGAGCGCTGCGACCTGGAAGCCGGCATCGCGAAGCTCTACGCGTCGGAGTCGGCGCAGGACGCGGCCGCGGAGGTGGTCCGCCTGTCCGGCCGGCACGGCCAGGTCGCCGATTCGCCGATCGAGCGGCTCTACCGCGACTCACCGCTCATGATCATCGGAGAGGGCGCCAACGAGATTCAGCGGCTCCTCATCGCCCGTCAGCTCGTGGAGCGGCACGGCGAGCGGCTCGGCGCGCTCGCCCTCGCCGACGGCGACCTCGGGTCGGGCGAGCGCCGCGAGCTGGTGCTCGCGGTGCGGCAGTTCGTCCAGAAGGACGTGGCGCCGGCGGCCCAGGACCAGGATGCCACCGGGCGCTTCCCCGCGGAGCTGGTCGCGCGCCTGGCCGAGCTCGGGGTCTGGGGCGCGCTCGTGCCGCCGGAGTACGGCGGACTCGGCCTCGACACGGGCACCGCCGCCATGATGGTGGAGGAAGTCGCGCGCGGCTGGGGAATGCTGGGCGCGCTCCTCGCCACGCATCTGGCCGCCGCCCAGACCATCGCCCTGCATGGCACGCCGGCGGCCCGGGATCGGCTGTTGCCGGCCATGACACGCGCGGAGCGGCTGGGCTGCGTGGCCCTCGGTGCGCCGGCGCCGGTACGCCGGGCGGGCGGAGGCTGGGGACTCGTGGGCACGGCGCCGCACACCTCGGGCGCAGCGCACGCCGCCGTGTTCGTGCTGATCGGTGATCTCGAGGGCCATCGCACCGCCTTCCTCGCGGACGCCGGGACCACCGGACTCGAGGTGGGTACCGTGCCCGCGACGCTGGGGTTCCACGGGCTTGGCGCGGCCGATCTCGCGCTGGCGCACCTCCGGCTGCCGCACGAGGCGCGGCTGGGCAAGGACGATGCGGAGGCCGGCGAGGCCGCCGCCAGCGCGGAGAACCTGCTCCGGCTGGGCGAGGCCGCGGTGGCGGTGGGCCTCGGCGGGGCGGCGTTCGAGGCCGCGCTGCGCTACGCGCAACAGCGCACCACCTTCGGCAAGCCGATCGCCCAGCATCAGGCCATTCAGCTCAAGCTCGCCGACATGGCCTCGCGCGTGACCGCCGCGCGGCTCCTCCTGCTTCACGCCGCCGAGCGCCTGGGCCAGCGGCCCGGCGACGCGGCCCCGGTCGCCATGGCGCGGCTCGAGGCTGCGGAGACCGCATACCACGCGGCGCTCGAATCCATGCGCACCCACGGCGGCTACGGCTATACGAAGGAATTCCCGGTGGAGCGGTACTACCGCGACGCGGCCGCGCTCCTCGCCACCGACGGGGCGGTGGGCCGGCTGCGGCTGGCCATCGCGCGCGCCGTGCTCGAAGGCCATCCCGCGTGA
- a CDS encoding alkaline phosphatase family protein translates to MPLDGLVLRLQLAVDAVACWARLQPMPPPRLRRFLIIQIDGLSRAVLEHALAARKAPTLARLLASGWLTKRPMSVGLPSSTPAFQMAVMYGVHPDIPGFHYYDKRAGEDRYFPRPGVAALVEDQHARGRRGIMRGGATYGCVFAGEATDHLWTLSGLLKPTRAGWAILRAPLSAVLLAWVIVKCTALTLLEIARALGRFLTGTAPPEPGARWLLFKIGSSIWGRQFLTLATSVALYRGVPAIYVNFMEYDVFAHGFGPASRRALRALRRVDASIGQLVRIVRRLPEPYPDLYILSDHGQILTRLFTDVSGGHSIEHVVRAALRGESIATTEGARARRRAPPESGWRRQWAGVRALVRARTLHRFVNYLEQDFTRWIWPGDPAAGEATSEESIRVVPAGPNAFVYFTDRPEPVLDEELEARHPGVAGMLSSHPGIGLVLLRSRLGAVCWYRGTRYALDPGPANGLFEGRADREVVLQGLRELMAMPSAGDLVLYGIDAAAGHVSFNPELGAHAGPSEEELHTFLLHPRDVTLPKEPLTHPVQLYPHFTAYADGAA, encoded by the coding sequence ATGCCCCTGGACGGCCTCGTCCTCCGGCTTCAGCTCGCGGTCGATGCGGTCGCCTGCTGGGCGCGGCTTCAGCCCATGCCGCCGCCACGCCTGCGCCGCTTCCTCATCATCCAGATCGACGGGCTCTCGCGCGCCGTGCTCGAGCACGCGCTCGCCGCGCGCAAGGCGCCCACCCTGGCGCGCCTGCTCGCCTCGGGGTGGTTGACCAAGCGACCCATGTCGGTGGGCCTTCCCAGCTCGACGCCCGCCTTCCAGATGGCGGTGATGTACGGGGTGCACCCGGACATCCCGGGCTTCCACTACTACGACAAGCGCGCGGGCGAGGACCGCTACTTCCCGCGCCCCGGCGTGGCCGCGCTCGTGGAGGACCAGCACGCGCGCGGTCGGCGCGGCATCATGCGCGGCGGCGCCACCTACGGCTGCGTCTTTGCTGGCGAGGCGACCGATCATCTGTGGACGCTGTCCGGGCTGCTCAAGCCCACGCGCGCGGGCTGGGCCATCCTCCGGGCGCCGCTGTCCGCGGTGCTGCTGGCCTGGGTGATCGTCAAGTGCACCGCGCTCACGCTTCTCGAGATCGCGCGGGCCCTCGGGCGCTTCCTCACCGGCACCGCGCCCCCCGAGCCGGGCGCGCGCTGGCTCCTCTTCAAGATCGGCTCGTCCATCTGGGGCCGGCAGTTCCTGACCCTCGCCACGTCGGTCGCGCTCTACCGTGGGGTGCCCGCGATCTACGTGAACTTCATGGAGTACGACGTGTTCGCCCACGGCTTCGGCCCGGCGAGCCGCCGCGCCCTGCGCGCGCTCCGCCGCGTGGACGCCTCCATCGGTCAGCTCGTGCGGATCGTGCGCCGCCTGCCGGAGCCGTACCCGGATCTCTACATCCTCTCGGATCACGGTCAGATCCTCACCCGGCTCTTCACCGATGTCAGCGGCGGTCACAGCATCGAGCACGTGGTGCGCGCGGCGCTCCGGGGCGAGTCGATCGCCACCACCGAGGGGGCGCGCGCGAGGCGGCGCGCCCCTCCGGAGAGCGGCTGGCGCCGCCAGTGGGCGGGCGTGCGCGCGCTGGTCCGGGCGCGGACGCTGCACCGTTTCGTCAACTACCTCGAGCAGGACTTCACGCGCTGGATCTGGCCCGGGGACCCCGCCGCCGGCGAGGCGACGTCGGAGGAATCGATCCGGGTCGTGCCGGCGGGGCCGAACGCATTCGTCTATTTCACGGATCGCCCGGAGCCGGTGCTCGACGAGGAGCTGGAAGCGCGCCACCCAGGGGTGGCCGGCATGCTGTCCAGCCATCCCGGCATCGGTCTCGTGCTCCTTCGTTCGCGTCTAGGGGCGGTGTGCTGGTATCGTGGAACTCGGTACGCGCTCGATCCGGGGCCGGCAAACGGCCTCTTCGAAGGACGGGCCGACCGGGAGGTTGTCTTGCAAGGACTGAGAGAGCTGATGGCGATGCCGAGCGCGGGGGACCTCGTGCTCTACGGAATCGACGCGGCGGCCGGGCACGTGTCGTTCAATCCCGAGCTCGGCGCCCACGCCGGCCCGTCGGAGGAGGAGCTCCACACCTTTCTCCTTCACCCCCGCGATGTGACGCTTCCGAAGGAGCCGCTCACCCATCCCGTGCAGCTCTACCCGCACTTCACCGCCTACGCGGACGGTGCGGCATGA
- a CDS encoding endonuclease/exonuclease/phosphatase family protein gives MSHGHQSVITVASYNIHKCQGLDGRVDLGRIAGVVQELEADLVGIQEIFRPQAEALARRLGMDMHMGVTLERAEGPYGNVVLTRFPAHVARPFDLTRYEREPRGGLRVDVELPDHLLHIFNVHFGLRVRERAAQVEMLVREHVLLEALKGSRVVVGDLNEWFPGAVGRTLRRELAGPRIRRTHPAPLPLFPLDRIYWDRSLHGEGFRVHRSRLARVASDHLPVVARLRLPSVPHTERAALLA, from the coding sequence ATGAGCCACGGGCATCAGTCGGTCATCACCGTCGCCTCGTACAACATCCACAAGTGCCAGGGCCTGGACGGCCGCGTGGATCTCGGGCGCATCGCGGGCGTGGTCCAAGAGCTCGAGGCCGATCTCGTCGGGATCCAGGAGATCTTCCGGCCGCAGGCCGAGGCCCTGGCGCGGCGCCTCGGCATGGACATGCACATGGGCGTGACGCTCGAGCGCGCCGAGGGCCCGTATGGCAACGTCGTGCTCACGCGCTTCCCCGCCCACGTGGCGCGGCCCTTCGATCTCACGCGCTACGAGCGCGAGCCGCGCGGCGGCCTGCGCGTGGACGTGGAGCTGCCCGATCATTTGCTCCACATCTTCAACGTGCACTTCGGCCTGCGGGTGCGCGAGCGCGCGGCCCAGGTGGAGATGCTGGTGCGCGAGCACGTCCTCCTGGAGGCGTTGAAGGGATCGCGAGTCGTCGTGGGCGATCTCAACGAGTGGTTCCCCGGGGCGGTGGGACGGACGCTCCGCCGGGAGCTCGCGGGCCCGCGAATCCGCCGCACCCATCCCGCGCCGCTGCCGCTGTTCCCGCTGGATCGCATCTACTGGGATCGGTCGCTTCACGGCGAGGGCTTCCGCGTGCATCGGAGCCGCCTCGCCCGCGTGGCGTCCGACCATCTCCCCGTGGTCGCGCGCCTGCGTTTGCCGTCCGTCCCTCACACGGAGCGGGCGGCGCTTCTGGCCTGA
- a CDS encoding Zn-dependent hydrolase: protein MRIDRARLAASMDVLGRIGETPRGGLTRLALTDEDRLGRDLLVRWMKEAGLAVSVDQMGNIFGIRGGMETLAPVLMGSHADSVPTGGKYDGQLGVLCALEVLRSLDDRRARTRHPVGMVIFTNEEGARFQPAMIGSGVMAGKIPLEDAYNTRDRDGKRLGDELERIGYLGPEPCIPRPLRAYLELHIEQGPILEEEGLPVGVVEGIVAIAWSRLTLVGVQDHAGPTPMRIRHDALVAAAEVVRGIREIPRRVGGDLVSTVGRLDVSPNIPNAIPGRVSLSIDLRGPDEADLTRALGMVDRVVKDAARREDVTYTLEHYWRVPRTDFDPAVVSTVERAARALPCGHRRILSGAGHDAQYMAAICPTGMIFVPSRAGRSHCEEEFTGLDDIEHGANTLLLAAAELAGALA from the coding sequence ATGAGGATCGACCGCGCGCGGCTGGCCGCGAGCATGGACGTCCTAGGCCGCATCGGCGAAACGCCCCGCGGCGGTCTCACCCGCCTCGCCCTGACCGACGAGGACCGCCTCGGGCGCGATCTCCTGGTCCGCTGGATGAAGGAGGCCGGCCTCGCCGTCAGCGTGGACCAGATGGGCAACATCTTCGGGATCCGCGGCGGCATGGAGACGCTGGCCCCCGTGCTCATGGGCTCGCACGCCGATTCGGTGCCCACCGGCGGCAAGTACGACGGCCAGCTCGGCGTGCTCTGCGCGCTCGAGGTGCTCCGCTCGCTGGACGACCGGCGCGCGCGCACGCGCCATCCCGTCGGCATGGTGATCTTCACCAACGAGGAAGGCGCGCGCTTCCAGCCCGCGATGATCGGCTCCGGCGTGATGGCCGGCAAGATTCCCCTGGAGGACGCCTACAACACGCGCGACCGCGACGGCAAGCGCCTGGGCGACGAGCTCGAGCGCATCGGCTACCTCGGCCCCGAGCCCTGCATTCCCCGCCCGCTGCGGGCCTATCTCGAGCTCCACATCGAGCAGGGCCCCATCCTCGAGGAGGAGGGCCTGCCGGTGGGCGTGGTGGAGGGCATCGTCGCCATTGCGTGGTCACGGCTCACCCTGGTCGGGGTGCAGGACCACGCCGGCCCCACGCCCATGCGCATCCGCCACGACGCGTTGGTGGCCGCCGCCGAGGTGGTGCGGGGCATCCGCGAGATCCCGCGGCGGGTGGGGGGCGACCTCGTCTCCACGGTGGGCCGCCTCGACGTGAGCCCGAACATCCCCAACGCGATTCCCGGTCGCGTGAGCCTGTCCATCGACCTCCGCGGCCCCGACGAGGCGGACCTCACCCGTGCGCTGGGCATGGTCGACCGCGTGGTGAAGGACGCGGCGCGGCGCGAAGACGTGACCTACACCCTCGAGCACTACTGGCGGGTGCCGCGCACCGACTTCGACCCCGCCGTGGTGAGCACGGTCGAGCGCGCCGCCCGGGCGCTCCCCTGCGGCCACCGGCGGATCCTGTCCGGCGCGGGGCACGACGCGCAATACATGGCGGCGATCTGTCCCACCGGGATGATCTTCGTTCCCTCCCGCGCGGGACGCAGTCACTGCGAGGAGGAGTTCACCGGGCTCGATGACATCGAGCACGGGGCCAACACCCTGCTGCTCGCCGCCGCCGAGCTGGCGGGGGCGCTCGCCTAG
- a CDS encoding circularly permuted type 2 ATP-grasp protein, translating into MKWIASKAGFDEVFGRPSAPRLHYAALISILESFTLDDVARRERLQRLALMNQSITFTVYGEKDGLERIFPFDFVPRIIPAGEWKLLQDGLVQRITALNLFLLDLYQEQKCLRDKVIPAELAFSRREYKRELRGVIPPRKIFTHVIEAIDLPVFQEIPARARGWSHAVADDAIVQQQQQQQRGEPA; encoded by the coding sequence ATGAAGTGGATTGCCTCCAAGGCGGGCTTCGACGAGGTGTTCGGGCGCCCGAGCGCGCCCCGGTTGCACTACGCCGCGCTCATCTCCATCCTCGAATCGTTCACCCTCGACGACGTGGCGCGCCGCGAGCGCCTACAGCGCCTCGCCCTCATGAACCAGAGCATCACGTTCACTGTCTATGGGGAGAAGGACGGCCTCGAGCGCATCTTCCCCTTCGACTTCGTGCCCCGCATCATTCCCGCCGGAGAGTGGAAGCTCCTCCAGGACGGGCTCGTTCAGCGCATCACCGCCCTCAATCTCTTCCTCCTGGACCTCTACCAGGAGCAGAAGTGCCTGCGCGACAAGGTGATCCCGGCCGAGCTGGCGTTCTCGCGGCGCGAGTACAAGCGGGAGCTGCGCGGGGTGATCCCGCCGCGAAAGATCTTCACCCACGTCATCGAGGCGATCGACCTGCCCGTGTTCCAGGAGATCCCGGCCCGCGCGCGCGGCTGGAGCCATGCGGTGGCCGACGACGCGATCGTCCAGCAGCAGCAACAGCAGCAGCGAGGAGAGCCCGCATGA
- a CDS encoding NUDIX hydrolase: protein MSVNESLRQLTPDGIRFCPLCGGALERRPIPPEGRIEQVCARCGFVFYLNHKVVAGTIPEENGQVLLTRRAINPAYGKWTFPGGFVDWGEPVEAAAVRETWEETGLRVALRGLVGVYSYPRSPIVIVVYRAAVTGGTLATCHENDCVEWMEPEKIPWSELAFPSTEEALRDFLRSA, encoded by the coding sequence ATGAGCGTCAACGAGTCGCTCCGCCAGCTCACTCCTGACGGCATCCGCTTCTGCCCGCTCTGCGGCGGTGCCCTCGAGCGCCGCCCCATCCCACCCGAGGGCCGCATCGAGCAGGTGTGCGCGCGTTGCGGCTTCGTCTTCTACCTGAATCACAAGGTGGTGGCGGGGACGATCCCCGAGGAGAACGGGCAGGTGCTGCTCACGCGCCGAGCCATCAATCCCGCCTACGGCAAGTGGACCTTCCCCGGCGGCTTCGTGGACTGGGGGGAGCCGGTGGAAGCGGCAGCGGTCCGCGAGACCTGGGAGGAGACGGGCTTGCGGGTCGCGTTGCGAGGCCTCGTCGGCGTCTACTCCTACCCGCGCTCGCCGATCGTGATCGTGGTGTACCGCGCCGCCGTCACCGGCGGCACGCTGGCCACCTGCCATGAGAACGACTGTGTGGAATGGATGGAGCCGGAGAAGATTCCGTGGAGCGAGCTCGCGTTCCCGTCCACGGAGGAAGCCCTGCGGGACTTCCTCCGCTCCGCCTAG
- a CDS encoding MaoC/PaaZ C-terminal domain-containing protein, translating into MKYAKVYLEDVEIGAEMPPLVKGPIEQIQLTRYAGASGDFNPIHQDAAFARAAGMGDVFGHGMLSMGFVAQSVTDWLGVGTVQKVGVRFAGLVRLGDVITCRGRIVAKRPAKEPGRGAGQVDLELWAENQKGEKIVTGRVTAALLSRDDQ; encoded by the coding sequence ATGAAATACGCGAAGGTCTACCTCGAGGACGTGGAGATCGGCGCCGAGATGCCCCCGCTCGTCAAGGGCCCCATCGAGCAGATCCAGCTCACCCGCTACGCGGGCGCCTCCGGCGATTTCAATCCCATACACCAGGACGCGGCGTTCGCCCGGGCCGCGGGCATGGGTGACGTGTTCGGTCACGGCATGCTGTCGATGGGCTTCGTGGCCCAGTCGGTCACCGACTGGCTCGGTGTGGGCACGGTGCAGAAGGTCGGCGTGCGCTTCGCCGGGCTCGTCCGGCTCGGCGACGTCATCACCTGCCGCGGCAGGATCGTGGCGAAACGGCCCGCGAAGGAGCCGGGCCGCGGGGCCGGTCAGGTGGATCTGGAGCTCTGGGCCGAGAACCAGAAGGGCGAGAAGATCGTGACCGGCCGCGTCACCGCCGCCTTGCTCTCGAGGGACGATCAGTAA
- a CDS encoding MaoC family dehydratase N-terminal domain-containing protein, with protein sequence MPIQINTSIKGKEYPPYVVHVERAKIKDFARAIGDLSPFYLDDEVGRASPWGDIIAPPTFAITFRDEKHDTGSMLKDLGTDISRILHGEQEFEHMKPIRPGDTLLCRGKITDIYEKSGRSGPMAFVVRETTITDPDNDIVAKVRGITVVRL encoded by the coding sequence ATGCCCATCCAGATCAACACGAGCATCAAGGGCAAGGAGTATCCCCCGTATGTCGTCCACGTGGAGCGGGCCAAGATCAAAGACTTCGCCCGGGCCATCGGCGATCTCTCGCCGTTCTACCTCGATGACGAGGTGGGACGCGCGTCGCCCTGGGGGGACATCATCGCCCCGCCGACCTTCGCCATCACGTTCCGGGACGAGAAGCACGACACCGGCTCAATGCTGAAGGACCTTGGCACCGACATCTCGCGCATCCTGCACGGCGAGCAAGAGTTCGAGCACATGAAGCCCATCCGGCCCGGCGACACGCTGCTCTGCCGGGGCAAGATCACGGATATCTACGAGAAGTCCGGCCGTTCCGGCCCCATGGCCTTCGTCGTGCGCGAGACCACGATCACCGACCCCGACAACGACATCGTCGCCAAGGTCCGCGGCATCACCGTGGTCCGGCTCTGA
- a CDS encoding thioesterase family protein: MSAPLAPGLSAQLSMTVTRAHSADTLGNTGVAVFATPFLIAFLENASNAVLKPYFTPGGGSVGTMVDVKHLAATPLGMSVRARATILEVDGKRVLFSVEAWDEVEKIAEGRHERFIVPDLGRFLERAAKKGKA; this comes from the coding sequence ATGTCCGCGCCCCTCGCGCCCGGCCTCTCCGCCCAGCTCTCGATGACGGTGACGCGCGCGCACAGCGCCGACACCCTCGGCAATACGGGCGTGGCGGTGTTCGCCACTCCCTTTCTCATCGCGTTCCTCGAGAACGCCTCCAACGCCGTCCTCAAGCCCTACTTCACGCCGGGCGGCGGCAGCGTCGGGACCATGGTCGACGTGAAGCACCTCGCCGCCACCCCGCTCGGCATGAGCGTCCGCGCGAGGGCGACGATCCTCGAGGTCGACGGCAAGCGGGTGCTGTTCTCGGTGGAGGCGTGGGACGAGGTGGAGAAGATCGCGGAGGGACGCCACGAGCGGTTCATCGTCCCCGATCTCGGGCGCTTCCTCGAGCGGGCGGCGAAGAAAGGCAAGGCCTGA